A genomic window from Gossypium hirsutum isolate 1008001.06 chromosome D10, Gossypium_hirsutum_v2.1, whole genome shotgun sequence includes:
- the LOC107914155 gene encoding signal recognition particle 54 kDa protein 2, producing MVLAQLGGSISRAIQQMSNATIIDEKVLNECLNEITRALLQSDVQFKLVRDMQTNIKKIVNLDDLAAGHNKRKIIQQAIFNELCKMLDPGKPAFTPKKGKTSVVMFVGLQGSGKTTTCTKYAYYHQKKGWKPALVCADTFRAGAFDQLKQNATKAKIPFYGSYMESDPVKIAVEGVERFKKENCDLIIVDTSGRHKQEAALFEEMRQVSEATKPDLVIFVMDSSIGQAAFDQAQAFKQSVAVGAVIVTKMDGHAKGGGALSAVAATKSPVIFIGTGEHMDEFEVFDVKPFVSRLLGMGDWSGFMDKIHEVVPMDQQPELLQKLSEGNFTLRIMYEQFQNILKMGPIGQVFSMLPGFSAELMPKGREKESQAKIKRYMTMMDSMTNEELDSSNPKLMNESRMMRIARGSGRHIREVMEMMEEYKRLAKIWSKMKGLKIPKKGEMSALSRNMNAQHMSKVLPPQMLKQIGGMGGLQNLMKQMGSTKDMMGMFGGGGDK from the exons ATGGTGTTAGCACAATTAGGGGGGAGCATTTCCCGGGCGATACAACAGATGAGCAATGCCACGATAATCGATGAGAAGGTTTTAAACGAATGCCTCAATGAAATCACCAGAGCTCTTCTTCAATCCGATGTTCAATTCAAGCTCGTTCGTGATATGCAAACTAATATTAAGAAGATCGTCAATCTTGATGATCTAGCTGCCGGTCATAACAAGCGAAAAATCATCCAACAG GCAATTTTTAATGAACTTTGTAAGATGTTGGATCCTGGGAAGCCGGCTTTCACACCGAAGAAAGGGAAAACGAGTGTCGTGATGTTTGTTGGtttacaag ggtCTGGAAAAACAACTACATGTACAAAATATGCCTATTATCATCAGAAAAAAGGTTGGAAACCAGCTCTAGTCTGTGCTGATACGTTCAGAGCTGGTGCTTTTGATCAATTGAAGCAGAATGCCACTAAAGCTAAGATTCCATTTTATGGAAG CTACATGGAGTCAGATCCTGTGAAAATTGCTGTGGAAGGTGTTGAGAGGTTTAAGAAAGAAAATTGTGATCTTATAATTGTGGATACCAGTGGGCGCCATAAACAGGAGGCTGCCCTATTTGAGGAAATGCGTCAAGTCTCTGAAGCAACG AAACCAGATCTTGTTATTTTTGTTATGGATAGTAGTATAGGTCAAGCTGCTTTTGATCAAGCTCAAGCATTTAAACAAAGTGTTGCAGTTGGTGCTGTAATTGTCACAAAAATGGATGGTCATGCAAAGGGTGGTGGTGCTCTCAGTGC GGTTGCTGCTACTAAGAGTCCTGTCATATTTATAGGAACTGGAGAGCACATGGATGAGTTTGAAGTGTTTGATGTTAAGCCATTTGTAAGCCGTCTTTTAG GCATGGGTGACTGGTCTGGATTCATGGACAAAATTCATGAAGTTGTTCCCATGGATCAACAACCTGAGCTTCTCCAAAAGCTTTCAGAAGGGAACTTTACCTTAAGGATTATGTATGAGCAATTTCAAAACATACTCAAAATGGGTCCAATTGGGCAG GTTTTCTCAATGCTTCCAGGATTTAGTGCTGAACTAATGCCGAAAGGTCGTGAAAAAGAAAGCCAGGCAAAGATCAAGCGCTACATGACCATGATGGACTCAATGACGAATGAAG AGTTGGATAGCTCAAATCCCAAGCTCATGAATGAATCAAGGATGATGCGAATAGCGAGGGGGTCGGGACGTCATATTCGAGAGGTAATGGAAATGATGGAGGAGTACAAGCGGCTAGCAAAGATATGGAGCAAGATGAAGGGGCTGAAAATTCCAAAGAAGGGTGAAATGAGTGCGTTGTCTCGGAACATGAATGCACAGCACATGAGCAAGGTCCTGCCTCCGCAGATGTTAAAGCAAATTGGGGGTATGGGTGGGTTGCAGAACTTGATGAAGCAAATGGGTTCTACCAAAGACATGATGGGGATGTTTGGAGGTGGTGGGGACAAGTAA
- the LOC107914154 gene encoding PX domain-containing protein EREX, with amino-acid sequence MNLYAHDLALFDFTNFSDNPIIDHPSSFASFITTSPSDSGDVDAGNKPTSTATPKSPPKHRHDRTSPLPLGMDWSLPPRRWDGRDTVWPHNPQTGWSYCVTIPSWITLPTSGGSDIVVFYRVQVGIQSPEGITTTREILRRFSDFLKLLSELKKIFPKKNLPPAPPKRILRVKNRTLLEERRCSLEDWMEKLLSDIDISRSVSVATFLELEAAARSSFDNNQSDAISSVGSVAPLFLSKNYLDIDNASDLDNASSEISELGTPRQGKDGSAGPSMEHSILEPNLIEPLQKSTKKKVHSGRESDIAGDKVTENNTDRRFLRGDGAEHLPEPDHGKMDGHVRRLSIESIGSDLSSVRASEISNLGIASLFGDGLHDMPESAEASRNLDSLSPDLQFHKDLLILFLSDERHKLKRVLNTLQRRLATANTDMEDLISRLNQEVAVRQFLVTKVKDLEVELETTRENCDENMQQAVLLERERFTQMQWDMELLRKQCLEMELKLKKEQDEKAHVESAKLLLTKESKTLLQELDVAREQLADLQKHHEELEVKSKADVKLLVKEVKSLRTSQSELKQELSRVMKEKLELERVMQKEKKRMEHANAANAKLLHECNLLWDRLQECSVNFLSEEEDKLNVDTSSPSDALDLLTTSDNRIGLLLAEAQLLAQDVENSVVRSEESHKMKDGDKRIDDELRKMLTDMFVDNARLRKQVNSVVRCALNAYVKTDEDDDDDDSEEEEAEEEEETHLRKTVLSKFL; translated from the exons ATGAATCTATACGCTCACGATCTCGCTTTATTTGATTTCACCAACTTCTCTGATAATCCTATCATCGATCACCCTTCATCTTTCGCGTCCTTTATCACGACATCTCCCAGTGATTCTGGTGATGTTGATGCTGGAAATAAACCAACTTCCACCGCTACTCCTAAGAGTCCACCAAAGCACCGCCATGACCGGACCTCGCCGTTGCCCTTGGGGATGGATTGGTCTTTACCTCCTCGCAGATGG GATGGGCGGGACACTGTTTGGCCTCACAATCCTCAGACAGGGTGGAGTTACTGTGTTACAATTCCTTCTTGGATTACTCTGCCAACATCTGGAGGTTCAGATATTGTCGTG TTTTACCGGGTTCAAGTTGGCATTCAATCACCAGAAGGCATCACTACCACCCGGGAAATATTACGAAGATTTAGTGATTTTTTGAAGCTACTATCTGAA CTTAAGAAGATATTTCCCAAGAAAAATCTGCCTCCAGCTCCTCCAAAGAGAATTTTGAGGGTAAAAAACAGAACGCTGTTGGAGGAG AGAAGGTGTTCTTTGGAGGATTGGATGGAAAAACTTTTATCAGATATTGATATTTCCAGAAGTGTTTCAGTGGCAACATTTCTTGAGCTGGAAGCTGCTGCGAGGTCTT CATTTGACAACAATCAATCTGATGCCATTTCTTCTGTTGGTAGTGTGGCTCCTTTATTTCTGTCCAAGAACTACTTAGATATTGATAATGCATCTGATCTTGATAATGCTTCTTCTGAGATATCTGAGCTTGGAACTCCAAGGCAGGGAAAGGATGGTTCTGCTGGTCCTTCCATGGAACATTCAATTTTGGAACCCAATTTGATTGAACCCTTACAGAAAAGTACGAAGAAAAAAGTGCATTCTGGACGTGAAAGTGACATTGCAGGAGATAAAGTTACTGAAAATAATACTGACAGGAGATTTCTTCGTGGAGATGGAGCAGAGCACTTGCCTGAACCGGATCATGGCAAAATGGATGGCCATGTTCGAAGATTGTCAATAGAAAGCATTGGAAGTGATTTAAGTTCAGTCCGAGCAAGTGAAATATCAAACTTGGGAATAGCTAGTTTGTTTGGTGATGGGTTACATGACATGCCTGAAAGTGCTGAAGCTTCTAGAAACTTGGATTCTCTTAGCCCTGACTTACAATTCCATAAAGATCTGCTTATCCTTTTTCTATCAGATGAGCGCCATAAATTAAAAAGGGTTCTTAATACGCTGCAGAGGAGACTAGCTACAGCAAATACAGACATGGAAGATCTTATATCAAGGTTGAATCAAGAAGTTGCAGTTAGACAGTTCCTTGTAACAAAG GTTAAGGATTTGGAAGTGGAACTTGAAACCACTAGAGAGAATTGTGATGAAAACATGCAACAAGCTGTTTTGCTTGAAAGAGAAAGATTTACTCAAATGCAGTGGGATATGGAGTTGCTTCGGAAACAGTGTTTAGAAATGGAATTGAAATTAAAGAAGGAACAG GATGAGAAGGCACACGTTGAGTCAGCAAAGTTATTATTGACGAAGGAGAGCAAAACGTTGCTGCAAGAGTTGGATGTTGCTAGAGAACAGCTTGCAGACTTGCAAAAACATCACGAGGAGTTAGAGGTGAAATCAAAAGCCGATGTAAAGCTCCTTGTTAAGGAGGTGAAATCTCTTCGAACCTCTCAATCTGAATTGAAGCAAGAACTTAGCCGTGTGATGAAAGAAAAACTAGAATTGGAG AGGGTTATgcagaaggaaaagaaaaggatgGAGCATGCCAATGCTGCCAATGCTAAACTGCTTCACGAGTGCAATCTTCTTTGGGATCGGCTCCAAGAATGCAGTGTTAATTTCCTCAGTGAGGAAGAGGATAAGTTGAATGTTGATACTTCATCTCCATCTGATGCTCTGGATCTCTTAACAACTTCTGATAATCGAATTGGTCTCCTTCTTGCTGAG GCACAGCTCCTTGCACAAGATGTAGAAAATTCGGTGGTTAGATCGGAAGAGAGCCATAAGATGAAAGACGGTGATAAAAGAATTGATGACGAGCTGAGGAAGATGCTAACAGATATGTTTGTTGATAATGCAAGATTAAGGAAGCAAGTGAACTCGGTAGTACGTTGTGCTCTCAATGCATATGTGAAGACTGacgaagatgatgatgatgatgatagtgaAGAAGAAGAGGCAGAGGAAGAGGAGGAAACCCATTTGAGGAAAACTGTTCTGAGCAAATTCTTGTAA
- the LOC107914153 gene encoding protein FAR1-RELATED SEQUENCE 6 gives MEVEEENEAFPSNNDCLAEGKCDGQILKEINTEPTESFDVQNSLPEGKKEFVAPAVGMEFESYDDAYNYYNCYAKEAGFRVRVKNSWFKRNSREKYGAVLCCSSQGFKRIKDVNRLRKETRTGCPAMIRMRVVDSKRWRVLEVTHEHNHLLGAKIYKSVKKMGSGARSKLQSSSDAEVRKIKLYRALVIDAVGNGTPNCNATGGRKFSDHPHQLNLRKGDSQAIYNYLCRLQLTNPNFFYLMDFTDEGCLRNVFWVDSRCRASCGYFGDVIYVDSTCMSNRYETPLVALVGVNHHGQTVLLGCGLLAGETVESYTWLFKAWLTCVSGQYPQTIITDRCKALQTAIAEVFPKSNHRFSLSLIMKRVPEKLGGLRNYDAIRKTFVKAVFETLKVIEFEAAWGFMIQHFGVTDHEWLRSLYEDRARWAPVYLKDTFFAGLSASKPGENLSPFFDKYVHKQTPLKEFLDKYELALQKKHKEETLADIESRNSSPELRTRCSFELQLSKLYTREIFKRFQFEVEEMYSCFSTTQLHVDGPIIIFLVKERVLAEGNRREIRDYEVLYNRSASEVRCICSCFNFYGYLCRHALCVLNFNGVEEVPSKYILSRCKKDYKRFYVPDQGSYNVDSIDHMQWFNQLYRSALQVVEEGAISLDHYKVALQAFEDSLNRVHVVEEKQD, from the coding sequence atggaagttgaagaagaaaatgaagctTTTCCTAGTAATAATGATTGCTTAGCGGAGGGAAAATGCGACGGCCAGattctaaaagaaataaatactGAACCCACTGAATCGTTTGATGTTCAAAATAGCTTACCCGAAGGAAAGAAAGAGTTTGTTGCTCCAGCTGTTGGAATGGAGTTTGAATCTTACGATGAtgcttataattattataattgctATGCTAAGGAAGCCGGGTTTCGTGTTAGGGTTAAGAATTCTTGGTTTAAGCGGAACAGTAGAGAGAAATATGGTGCTGTGCTTTGTTGTAGTAGCCAGGGTTTTAAAAGAATCAAAGATGTTAACCGTCTTCGGAAGGAAACTAGGACTGGTTGCCCTGCTATGATAAGGATGAGAGTCGTTGACTCAAAACGATGGCGGGTGCTTGAGGTTACACACGAGCATAACCACTTATTAGGTGCCAAAATTTATAAATCTGTTAAGAAGATGGGCTCCGGAGCAAGAAGTAAGTTGCAATCGAGTTCTGATGCTGAAGTGCGAAAGATCAAGTTGTATCGAGCATTAGTGATAGATGCCGTGGGTAATGGGACTCCGAACTGCAATGCAACAGGAGGTAGGAAGTTCTCTGATCACCCACATCAGCTCAATCTTAGAAAGGGTGACTCGCAAGCTATTTATAACTACCTTTGCCGTTTGCAGCTGACTAACCCGAACTTCTTTTACTTGATGGATTTCACTGATGAAGGGTGTTTGAGGAATGTATTCTGGGTTGATTCGCGATGTAGGGCATCTTGTGGCTATTTTGGGGATGTCATTTATGTTGATAgcacttgcatgtcaaatagataTGAGACTCCCCTTGTGGCACTTGTTGGAGTAAACCATCATGGCCAAACCGTGTTACTGGGTTGTGGCCTGCTTGCTGGTGAGACAGTTGAGTCTTATACTTGGTTATTCAAAGCATGGCTTACATGTGTGTCAGGACAGTATCCTCAAACCATTATTACAGACAGATGCAAGGCTTTGCAGACTGCAATTGCTGAGGTGTTCCCCAAATCTAATCATCGCTTCAGTTTGTCACTCATAATGAAAAGAGTTCCAGAAAAGTTGGGAGGATTGCGTAATTATGATGCAATTAGAAAGACATTTGTTAAGGCAGTTTTTGAAACACTTAAAGTGATTGAATTTGAAGCAGCCTGGGGATTTATGATCCAGCATTTTGGTGTCACTGATCATGAATGGCTTAGATCATTATATGAAGATCGAGCTCGGTGGGCTCCAGTTTATCTAAAGGACACATTTTTTGCTGGACTATCTGCTTCGAAGCCTGGTGAGAATTTAAGTCCCTTTTTTGATAAGTATGTGCACAAACAAACCCCTTTAAAAGAGTTTCTTGATAAGTATGAATTAGCATTACAAAAGAAGCACAAGGAAGAAACTCTTGCTGATATTGAGTCAAGAAATTCCAGCCCTGAATTGAGAACAAGATGCTCCTTTGAGTTGCAACTCTCCAAGTTGTACACAAGAGAAATTTTCAAGCGGTTCCAGTTTGAGGTAGAGGAGATGTATTCCTGTTTTAGTACAACACAGTTACATGTTGACGGGCCTATAATAATATTCTTGGTCAAGGAGAGAGTGTTGGCTGAAGGAAATAGGAGAGAAATCAGGGATTATGAAGTACTTTATAACAGATCGGCTAGCGAAGTTAGATGCATTTGCAGTTGCTTTAATTTCTATGGATATCTATGCCGGCATGCATTGTGTGTGCTTAACTTCAACGGTGTTGAGGAGGTCCCGTCCAAGTACATTCTCTCACGATGTAAAAAGGATTACAAGCGCTTCTATGTTCCAGACCAAGGTTCGTATAACGTTGATTCCATTGATCACATGCAATGGTTTAATCAGTTATATAGAAGTGCCTTGCAAGTTGTGGAGGAGGGGGCAATATCTTTAGACCATTACAAAGTTGCATTGCAAGCTTTTGAAGATTCATTGAATAGAGTTCACGTGGTAGAAGAAAAGCAAGATTAA